ATTGCGATACAAAAACAGAGGTTTAGTAACTATAGCCAGTATTAAAGCCTCACAAAACCAAGAGGAAGGCGCTCCCAAACAAACAGACAACAATTACCACCAAATAGACAGGCTGGTAGTAAAAGTAGATAAAAGCGAAGCCATTGAATCGTCAGTTGATGTAATACAACGTATATTAGCAAGACGCCACAACGGAGTGAACGATTTTGAAATTATAGTACCCGAATTGCTGCTGAAACAAGAGCAAAAAACCAAAAAGTTATTCAATACTGTTTTAGGCATTATTGCCTCCATTTCACTACTAGTGGGTGGCATTGGTATTATGAATATTATGCTGGCCAGCGTGTTAGAACGTGTAAGAGAAATTGGTATACGCATGAGTATAGGTGCCAGCAAGCGCGATATCGTTATGCAGTTTATGGCAGAAAGCGTTACCATAAGTATTTCCGGGGGCCTTATAGGTATTGTACTGGGCGTTGTGCTCAGCTTATTAATAGAACAATTAACCGATATAGAAACCATTGTTTCCCCTATAAGCGTGTTTTTTAGCTTTACCATTTCCATTAGCGTGGGTTTGGTATTTGGTATTTTACCCGCCAAAAGAGCGGCAGAACAAGACCCTGCCGAATGTTTAAGATAAAATAAGTGTATGCAAAAAATAGCTAATTATATTGATGGTTCGTTGGTTGAACCTATTTCTAAAAACTATATTGATAATGTAAACCCCGCTTTAGGTAGTGTATATTCTCTTTGCCCGGACAGCGATGAGAATGATGTACAGTTAGCCTACGAAGCAGCCGAAAAAGCATTTCCTGTTTGGAGCAATATGCCGGTTAATGACCGTAGCAGGATACTTTTAAAACTAGCGTCATTAATTGAACGCGATAACGATAAACTAGCTTTGGCAGAAAGTATTGACCAAGGCAAACCGGTTTGGTTAGCTAAATTAGGCGAAATACCGCGTGCGGCACAAAACATACACTTTTTTGCAACAGGCATAGAGCATTATGCCAGCGAATCGCACGCTATGGGTACGCATGCCGTTAACTATACCTTGCGTACTCCTATTGGTGTGGTGGGCTGCATAAGCCCTTGGAACCTGCCTTTATATTTATTTACATGGAAAATAGCTCCAGCTTTAGCCGCAGGTAACTGCGTAGTAGCTAAGCCAAGTGAAATTACACCCATGACAGCTTTTCTTTTCTCCGAATTATGTATAGAAGCCGGTTTACCTAAAGGTGTTTTAAATGTAGTACACGGCTTGGGGCCAAAAGTAGGTTCAGCCATTGTAAGTCACCCTAAAATAAGTGTTGTTTCCTTTACCGGAGGCACCAAAACAGGGGCAGAAATAGCCCGCGTAGCGGCTCCTATGTTTAAAAAACTGTCGTTGGAGTTAGGTGGCAAAAACCCCAATATTATTTTTGCCGATTGTAATTTTGACAAGGCTGTAAGTGAAAGCGTACGTTCTTCTTTCACCAATCAGGGCGAAATATGCTTATGTGGTTCCCGTATTTTTATAGAAAAGAGCATTTATGAAACCTTTAAAACGGCTTTTGTAGCCCAAACACAGAAAATGAAAGTAGGTAATCCGTTAAGCGATGATACCAAAGTGGGCGCTATTGCCAGTCAGGTTCATTTTGAAAAAGTTTTAAGTTATATTGATTTAGCCAAACAGGAAGGCGGGCAAATACTAACAGGCGGACACGCAGTTCAATTAACAGGTGAAAACGCTAACGGATACTTTATAGCCCCTACAGTAATAGAAGGATTGGCTTTTGACTGTAGAACCAATCAGGAAGAAATATTCGGCCCTGTAGTTACTTTAACCCCTTTTGAAAGTGAGGAAGAAGTATTGCAGATGGCTAATAGTACACAATACGGACTGGCAGCTACTATTTGGACAGAAAACCTGAACAAAGCACATACCATGGCTGCTAAAATAAAAAGTGGCATTATTTGGATTAATTGCTGGCTTTTACGCGACTTACGTACCCCCTTTGGAGGCATGAAACAAAGTGGTGTAGGTCGCGAAGGAGGCTGGGAAGCGCTACGTTTCTTTACAGAGACTAAAAATGTTTGCATAAAACTATAGATTAAGTCTGTTCGAGCATAGTCGAGAATATTAATATTATAAAAGCTGCCTCAAAAGGGCGGCTTTTTTATTTCCAGCTATTACACAGTAGTAATTTTAGTGTTTAAGAAAGGTTTTTATGATTAAGTGCTATCACCCGAAAAATAACACCTGAAAACCTCTTTTTACAAATGTTTCGCCTGCTTTTCATTTGTAAAGTTGTTTGAAATTATCTCATTTAACACGCTTATTTTCAATAAATAACATATGTAAACCTGAACCAGCACGCAGACCAGCTACTTTACATTTCTGCATAACACTTTTTACATTTGTTAAATAACATTACATTTGTAAATAGGCGGCTTTACAAATGTTTTAAGTCACTTATAGTCAAGATGGATGCACTGAATGAGCGCGTTTGCGCAATAATGGATAAGTTTAGCAGTTCTAAATCTGCTTTTGCTAATGAATTGGGAATTGGACTACCCTCAATTACCCATATTACCAGTGGCAGGAACAAGCCTGGTATAGATATTTTGCAAAAAATACTACACACCTACCCGACCATAAATGCCGCTTGGCTACTCATAGGTAAAGGCGATATGATTACCCAGGAAAAACCCGGTATTGATATTGACAATGAATTGAATGCATTAATTTCATATACCCACGAATTAGAGCAAATAAAAGAAGAAAGCCAGCAAGTAATTACCTACCACAAGCTCTTACTGGACGAAATTAAACACCTGCATGAGTTAGACAAAAATATCATTGCCTCACATGCGCAAATAGACAAAGCCAAGCAAAAAATAGCCGAACAGGTGGCCGCTATTAAATCTAAACTAAAAAAATAGATTCAAAGACACAAGCACCTGAAAATATATAGTAAATATTTCTAATTAATTAAACAATTAGCCATTTAACAATGCGTATTAATTAAACAATTCAACAATAAAACCATCTGACAATATTTATTCGCTAAAACAATTGAATGAAGATAAATGTTATTTGTATGTTTGCCGTTCTCAATTAAATAAAAAATAAAATGACCGATACCGCATTTTTAAATGTATACGCAGAACAAACGCCCAATCCGGAAACGATGAAGTTTGTTTTTAATAAAATGGTTTTGCCTGACGAGGCTGAAGATTATCCGACAAAAGAAAAAGCCAATGCTTCGCCTCTGGCTAAAAGCCTGTTCGAATTCAGCTTTGTAAATGGTGTGTTTGTAATGAACAACTTTGTAACCATTACACGCGCTCCGGGAGGCGAATGGGACGAAATTGTACCGATTGTAAAAGAATTTTTAAAGGCCTATGTAGAAGCAGGCGAGCCTATCTCTTACAAATCAGATAAGTCAAGCATTGAGGGATCTGATAATATTATTGTAGCGCAAATTCTGGATGTATTAGATACTTATATTAAACCTGCTGTTGAAGGCGATGGCGGAATGATTTCATTTAAATCGTTTGACGAAGAAAGCGGACTGGTAACCGTAGAGTTAAAAGGCTCGTGCAGCGGCTGCCCTTCATCAACGGTAACACTAAAAAAAGGTATTGAAGGCTTGCTTACCCGCATGGTTCCGCAGGTAAAAGAAGTGGTAGCTGAAAGCCTATAATCACTGGTAAAACTAGTAGGATATAAAAGATTGAAATAAAGAGGCTGTCCTTATGGAGCAGCCTTTTTTTTGTATCGGTCAGTTTGCAATAGCACATTTGGTTCGCCCAGACTGGCCACTAATAACTAATATACCTGCTAACCGTACCTACTAAATAGCCATCCTGTAAGTTCTATGCACTTTCGTAGTTCTTGCACCCAGCTTATGGAACAAGCCGTGCATTTTAGGGTTAAAATCGCCAATCCAGGCCAATTCTGATGCATTTATTTCAGGATATTTCTGCATTGAGTCATATAGCTGAATAATCATGGCCGTTTCTATTCCTTTTTCCTGGTAAGCGGGAGCCACACCAAACACTTCTCCCCTAATCCTCCTCACAGTTCCAAATGTTTTGTAAAAGAAAAACTTAATGATGCCCAGCCAGTTCATTTTCCCGTTTACATGTTTAAAAATTTCGTTGATGTCAATTACACTTACATAAAAGCCAATAGGCTTCCCATTGGCATAAGCAAACCAAATGGCTTCTTCAATAATGATGGGTTTTAACTGCTTTAATTCAGCCATAATACGAGCTTCATCCATAGGCACAAAATCCTCACGGTGTGCCCAGGCTTGATTGTACACTTCCACAAAGTCTAAAGCATATTTTTTAAGGTTATTCATCTTAAA
This DNA window, taken from Bacteroidota bacterium, encodes the following:
- a CDS encoding aldehyde dehydrogenase — protein: MQKIANYIDGSLVEPISKNYIDNVNPALGSVYSLCPDSDENDVQLAYEAAEKAFPVWSNMPVNDRSRILLKLASLIERDNDKLALAESIDQGKPVWLAKLGEIPRAAQNIHFFATGIEHYASESHAMGTHAVNYTLRTPIGVVGCISPWNLPLYLFTWKIAPALAAGNCVVAKPSEITPMTAFLFSELCIEAGLPKGVLNVVHGLGPKVGSAIVSHPKISVVSFTGGTKTGAEIARVAAPMFKKLSLELGGKNPNIIFADCNFDKAVSESVRSSFTNQGEICLCGSRIFIEKSIYETFKTAFVAQTQKMKVGNPLSDDTKVGAIASQVHFEKVLSYIDLAKQEGGQILTGGHAVQLTGENANGYFIAPTVIEGLAFDCRTNQEEIFGPVVTLTPFESEEEVLQMANSTQYGLAATIWTENLNKAHTMAAKIKSGIIWINCWLLRDLRTPFGGMKQSGVGREGGWEALRFFTETKNVCIKL
- a CDS encoding NifU family protein, translated to MTDTAFLNVYAEQTPNPETMKFVFNKMVLPDEAEDYPTKEKANASPLAKSLFEFSFVNGVFVMNNFVTITRAPGGEWDEIVPIVKEFLKAYVEAGEPISYKSDKSSIEGSDNIIVAQILDVLDTYIKPAVEGDGGMISFKSFDEESGLVTVELKGSCSGCPSSTVTLKKGIEGLLTRMVPQVKEVVAESL